Below is a genomic region from Verrucomicrobiota bacterium.
CGTCATCGACGAGATCGCTGACCTCTACGACGCCTACGAGAGCATCCAGGCCAGCGCCGGCATGGACATCAAGCAGCTCAAGCAGCGCGTCGGCGATCGCCTCTGTCTCTGGGGCGGCATCTGGCACGAGCACATCATCCTCGGCACCCCCGACGACATCCGCAGCGATGTCCGCTACGCGTTCGAATACGCCGCGCCCGGCGGCGGTTACATCATGGGCTCGAGCCATTCGCTTGCCGTCGACGCCAAACGCGAGAACATCCTCGAGATGAAGCGCTGCCGGGACGAGTGGGGTGCCTACCCGATCCGCCCCGCCGCCTGGAAGTAGGAACGGACGGCTCCGGTTAGAACTGCCTGAGGAAGTCGATTGCCGCCGAAACGTCGGCCACGGGATCCTCGCCCACCTCGCGCTCGATCGTGAGGAAGCCCGCATACCGGGTGCTCTTGAGCCTCTCGAGATACTTGGGGAAGTCCACCCCACCCTGGCCCAGCGGCATCTCGAGGCCCGTGCCGTCGGCTTGGCGGACGCCGTCTTTGGCGTGCGTGTGGACAATGTACTCGCCGAGGATATCAACGCCGCCGAGATGGTCGTATCCGTTCATGACAAGGTTGGCCGGATCATAGTTGACCTTGATGCCCGGGCTGCCGACTTTGACCAAGAAACGCTCGAGCACTTCGGGCGACTCGCAACCCGTCTCGCTCGCGAACGCGACGCCCTTGTCCGCCGCGTAGTCGGCCACCTCGCGCACGGCCGGCACGCCGACGCGCCACTGTTCGCAGTGTTCGTCGTCGCACAGATGACCGATGTGCGTCGTCACTACGCGCGTACCCAGGTCCACGGCGAGATCGACGAATGCCTTGCACTTGGGCACGACCCACGCGTTGGCTTCGGCGTCCAGCAGCCCCTTGCCCAAGTCGCCGCACAGCGCGCTGATCACCAGCCCCTGGTCGCGCACGAAGTCGACAAAATCGAGCCGCCGCTCCGTCGTCATGGCGTCGGGATCCATCTCGCCCGACGTGCAGTAGATCTGGAATCCGTCGGCACCGAGCGCGGCCGCCTTCTCAACACCTGCCCTGACACCGAGCCGGAACGACTCGATCATTACCCCGATCTTCCACTCACCCATAACCCTCGGTCCTTCTCCATGCTGCCGTACTGTGCGGCGCCGAGGCGGCGCTCGTCCCGCGGGAGCAGTCCCTGTTCACGCAAGACCAACCGGGACCACCCTACCACAACCTCACCGCCCGTCAACCCCGCCCCAGCGTCCTGCCGGACGCCGATCGGGTTGATCGTCCCGTGACCCTGTGCTACCGTCCCGCCTGCGCCCCGGCACCCAACATGACACACAAGGATGGACGCGCGTGACCGAAGAGAACC
It encodes:
- a CDS encoding sugar phosphate isomerase/epimerase, giving the protein MGEWKIGVMIESFRLGVRAGVEKAAALGADGFQIYCTSGEMDPDAMTTERRLDFVDFVRDQGLVISALCGDLGKGLLDAEANAWVVPKCKAFVDLAVDLGTRVVTTHIGHLCDDEHCEQWRVGVPAVREVADYAADKGVAFASETGCESPEVLERFLVKVGSPGIKVNYDPANLVMNGYDHLGGVDILGEYIVHTHAKDGVRQADGTGLEMPLGQGGVDFPKYLERLKSTRYAGFLTIEREVGEDPVADVSAAIDFLRQF